Proteins encoded within one genomic window of Ailuropoda melanoleuca isolate Jingjing chromosome 16, ASM200744v2, whole genome shotgun sequence:
- the LOC100465533 gene encoding olfactory receptor 1052-like translates to MTDVNFTLVTEFILLGLTDRAELKVVLFVLFLLIYTISLVGNLGMLILIQITPKLQTPMYHFLSCLSFVDACYSSVFAPKMLWNFFVERETISFSACIIQYFLFVSLLTTEGFLLAAMAYDRYVAIVNPLLYTVAMTKIVCMVLVIGSCVGGLINSLTHTIGLVKLSFCGPNIISHFFCDLPPLLKLSCSDTSMNELLLLIFSGIIAMITFLIVMISYVFIVATILRIRSAAGRHKAFSTCASHLTAVTLFYGSISFSYIQPSSHYSLEQEKVVSVFYTLVIPMLNPVIYSLRNKEVKDAVKRAMEMKYFPC, encoded by the coding sequence ATGACTGATGTGAATTTTACATTGGTTACGGAATTTATTCTTTTGGGACTGACAGATCGGGCTGAACTGAAAGTGgtcctctttgttttgttcctgctGATCTATACCATTTCTTTGGTGGGGAATCTAGGAATGCTTATTCTAATCCAAATAACTCCCAAACTACAAACGCCCATGTATCATTTCCTTAGCTGTCTGTCATTTGTGGATGCCTGCTATTCGTCAGTCTTTGCACCAAAAATGCTGTGGAACTTCTTCGTTGAACGGGAGACAATCTCATTCTCTGCATgcatcatacagtattttttatttgtgtcaCTCCTTACCACTGAGGGCTTCTTGCTGGCGGCAATGGCTTATGACCGCTACGTAGCCATCGTGAACCCTTTACTTTACACAGTGGCTATGACTAAAATAGTTTGCATGGTCCTGGTCATTGGGTCATGTGTAGGAGGCTTAATCAACTCATTGACACACACAATTGGCCTGGTGAAATTGTCTTTCTGTGGGCCAAATATCATCAGTCACTTCTTCTGTGACCTTCCCCCACTATTGAAGTTGTCATGCTCTGACACATCCATGAATGAACTGTTGCTTTTAATCTTCTCTGGAATTATTGCTATGATCACTTTCTTGATTGTGATGATCTCCTATGTCTTCATTGTTGCTACTATCCTGAGGATCCGCTCAGCCGCCGGTAGACAcaaagccttctccacctgtgcTTCACATTTAACGGCTGTGACTTTATTCTACGGCTCTATAAGCTTTAGTTACATCCAACCAAGTTCCCACTATTCCTTAGAACAAGAAAAGGTGGTATCTGTGTTCTATACGCTGGTGATTCCTATGTTAAACCCAGTGAtttacagcctgaggaacaaggaAGTAAAAGATGCTGTGAAAAGAGCtatggaaatgaaatattttccttgttaA
- the LOC100465279 gene encoding olfactory receptor 1052, translated as MAGWNHTGVKEFLLVGLTENSNLQIPLFLLFTLIYFTTLAGNWGMIILIWLNAQLHTPMYFLLSNLSFCDICYSTVFAPKMLVNFLSKRKSSTFSGCVLQSFFFAVYVTTEGILLSMMAYDRYVAIANPLLYTVIMTQRVCVQLVLASYLGGLINSLTHTIGLLKIDFCGPNIVNHYFCDIPPLLRLSCSDAHNNEMLLLIFSGVIAMFTFTVIMVSYMCIIIAIQRIRSAEGRRKAFFTCASHLTAVTLFYGSVTFSYIQPSSQYSLEQEKVSALFYTLVIPMLNPLIYSLRNKDVKDAAKRSIWWKRTSI; from the coding sequence ATGGCAGGTTGGAACCATACAGGGGTGAAGGAATTCCTTCTGGTAGGTTTAACTGAAAACTCAAATTTGCAGATCcctctttttttgcttttcaccCTTATTTATTTCACCACTCTGGCAGGTAATTGGGGGATGATTATCTTGATCTGGTTAAATGCCCAACTTCATACTCCAATGTACTTCCTCCTTAGCAACCTTTCTTTTTGTGATATCTGCTACTCTACTGTCTTTGCTCCAAAGATGTTGGTCAATTTCCTATCGAAACGTAAGTCCAGCACATTTTCTGGTTGTGTTctacagagtttcttttttgCAGTATATGTAACCACAGAGGGCATCCTCCTATCTATGATGGCTTATGATCGCTATGTGGCAATAGCTAATCCTTTGTTGTATACAGTCATAATGACCCAAAGGGTTTGTGTTCAGTTGGTCCTTGCCTCTTACTTGGGTGGGCTCATTAACTCGCTCACACATACAATAGGTTTGCTCAAAATAGATTTCTGTGGTCCTAATATTGTGAATCATTATTTCTGTGACATTCCCCCTCTTCTGAGACTCTCTTGTTCTGATGCCCATAACAATGAaatgctgcttttaatattctctgGGGTCATTGCAATGTTCACTTTCACTGTCATCATGGTCTCTTACATGTGCATCATCATTGCCATCCAGAGAATCCGCTCAGCTGAGGGGAGGCGCAAAGCCTTCTTCACTTGTGCCTCTCATCTGACTGCTGTGACCTTATTCTATGGGTCTGTGACCTTTAGTTATATCCAGCCAAGTTCTCAGTATTCCCTGGAACAGGAGAAAGTCTCTGCTCTGTTTTATACATTGGTAATACCCATGCTAAACCCACTGATTTATAGCCTACGAAATAAGGATGTGAAAGATGCAGCCAAAAGGTCAATATGGTGGAAGAGAACATCCATCTGA
- the LOC100465026 gene encoding olfactory receptor 5AS1, whose protein sequence is MLESNYTMPTEFLLVGFTDYLPLRVTLFLVFLIVYTLTLVGNTSLIILVNINSCLQTPMYYFLSNLSFLDICYSSAIAPKMLVNFLASRKSISPYGCAIQMFFFSCFADAECLILAAMAYDRYAAICNPLLYSTLMSRKVCICSVVLAYFSGSMTALVHVCLTFRLPFCGSNIVNHFFCDIPPLLALSCADTHINELLLFALCGFIQTSTFVVIFISYFYILIAVLSIKSSGGRSKTFSTCTSHFIAVTLFYGTLLFMYLRPTTSYSLDTDKVVAVFYTVVFPMFNPIIYSFRNKDVKNVLKKLLERNWTFK, encoded by the coding sequence ATGTTGGAGAGCAATTACACCATGCCAACTGAGTTTCTCCTTGTTGGATTCACAGATTATCTCCCTCTCAGAGTCACACTATTCTTGGTATTTCTCATAGTCTATACACTAACTCTGGTGGGAAATACGAGTTTAATAATCCTAGTTAATATCAATTCATGCCTTCAAACACCTATGTATTATTTTCTCAGCAACTTGTCTTTCTTGGACATCTGCTATTCTTCAGCAATCGCCCCTAAAATGTTGGTGAACTTCTTAGCATCCAGGAAAAGCATCTCTCCCTATGGCTGTGCaatacaaatgtttttctttagttGTTTTGCTGATGCTGAGTGCCTTATCCTGGCAGCAATGGCGTATGACCGCTATGCAGCCATCTGTAACCCACTGCTCTATTCCACACTTATGTCTAGGAAGGTCTGTATCTGCTCCGTTGTGTTAGCCTACTTCAGCGGAAGTATGACTGCGCTGGTACATGTGTGCCTCACGTTCAGGCTGCCATTCTGTGGCTCCAATATTGTTAATCATTTCTTCTGTGATATTCCACCTCTCCTAGCTTTATCATGTGCAGATACACATATCAATGAGCTTTTGCTCTTTGCCTTGTGTGGCTTCATTCAGACCAGCACTTTTGTGGTCATATTTATCTCTTACTTCTATATCCTCATCGCTGTTTTGAGCATTAAGTCCTCAGGGGGCAGGAGCAAAACATTCTCCACCTGTACTTCCCATTTCATAGCGGTCACATTATTCTACGGAACGCTCCTGTTTATGTACTTACGTCCCACCACCAGCTATTCCCTAGACACGGACAAGGTAGTTGCAGTGTTTTATACTGTTGTCTTTCCCATGTTTAACCCAATAATCTATAGCTTCAGAAATAAGGATGTAAAGAATGTCCTCAAAAAGCTATTAGAAAGGAACTGGacttttaaatga